The following nucleotide sequence is from Paenibacillus odorifer.
AGGATGGGACAAAAATAAATATATATTAATGTTCCCGGCTATTATCCTTGCAGTTAACATTCTTGAAGCAGTTATTCGTGATTTCCAAGTGTACAGCTTGCAAGGTATGGTGGATGGCGTAATGATGGTAGGTGGTCCTTGGAACATTATGAACGGGATCGCAGGTATTCTGAACATTATTACGATTTCTGGTTGGATGGGAATTGTGATCAGTAAAGATAAGAGTAAAGATATGTTGTGGCCTGACCAGCTTTGGTTCTGGATCATTGCTTATGACATTTGGAACTTTGCCTATGTATATAATGCAGTTTCTGACCATTCCTTCTATGCAGGTGCAGCATTGTTGATTTCTTGTACCATCCCGGCGTTCTTCTTCAAAAAAGGGGCATGGCTGCAGCATCGTGCACAGACTTTGGCGATTTGGATGATGTTTACGATGTCATTCCCGGCGTTTGTTGGCGAGTCAAAGTTCTCTGTACAATCCTCTCATAGTGAAACCGCTCTGTGGGTAGTAAGTGCATTATCTTTAGCTGCTAATATTGCAGTGTTTGGTTATCATTTCTATAAAATTATCAAGCATAAACGCAATCCGCTTAAAGAGGAAGTTTATACGGATTTAGCTGCTTATAAGGCTATTGCAGAGGGTGCGAATTAATAGAAATAATATAATAATGAAAGAGGTTCCTCCAGCTTAAAGGGTGGAACTTCTTTTTGTGAGTAATTAAAGTTCTAATTATCAGAGCTCCATATCCGCCTGATGTTGCTGCGCGCGAAACTCTTTCCTTTTTATACAAAGCAAAAGACAGGTCAGTAATAACACACATAATAAAGTTGCCGTATACGTGAAATTGCTATTCCAAAACACTATCTGAATATTCATTAATGAGTGAACGCCGATCACGAAAAATAGATTTTTGGTTAAGATATAGAGTAGAGCGAATATAACTCCTAGAATTAGAAGCATGATAAAATCATAAACAAACTCCATTCCAACTAATCCTGAGTAAATCCGGTTTGGGATATGTATGGCAGCAAAGATCGATTGTGAAATCAGCATTGCCGTGATCATCCGTGTAGTCTTGTTGTTGATTTTTTTTAAGCATAAATAGATTTGAACGAGCAGGAAGCCGCGAAATAAGATTTCTTCCAATAAAGCATTTCCGAAGATTTGACCTAGAATTTCACCGAAAACTAAATTTGAATGACTGAAGATATTATTGTTAAGCGTTAGCTCTGAGTGATTCAAGTGTACCATACACAAATCTACTATATTTATAGCGAGCCAAAACAGAAAGGTGCCCAGCAGTCCAGCTCGTAATTTTTCTATTTTTAACCCAAAATCCCGGGGCGAAACTTTAGCTATCAGAATCAAAAAAATAATTACTTCTAAGAGAAGCCCAACTAGATTGGCGGCTAACGTTTCATTGATCCAGTAGTTTGTGTTTTTGGCGATAAAACTTAAATATCCATGCTCAAAAAGGATAAGATTAACCGCAAGAGTAAAGATAATATGAATAAAAATCAGGTTCGCTATAAAAAGGTAGTGTGTAGGCTTTGCTTCAAAAATCGATGATGGATTGAACTCCTTGGAGTGAAGCATCAACGGCAGTCCTCCTGAATACAAAATATTCCAAATTAACCTTAGATTTCACTATATCCTTTTTGAGGCCAAGTTTACTGTTACAAAAATCATGTGTTATTCTTCACATTCGCCCATCCCCAGATTGACAGAAGCAAGGGCACTGGCTATACTTGAAATGTTAAAATGCAAATCGGACAAATCGTTGATGAAAATGAAGTACACCGGAGGATGGCTTGGTCAGAGAAAAGGTTCCTTTACGAAACGTTTCGTAATGGCTGTGAGAACCTTGAAGACAGGCCGGTGGAAAGCTAATTTCGGAGTGTGAGATCAATGCTCACCGGGGGCGCCCGTTATCAGCCGCGACAAGGCGATCGTCTGCAATTGTCCCATGAGTGGGGTCAAGGCGATAACCAGGGTGGTACCGCGATATTAATCGTCCCTGAATTATTCAGGGGCGTTTTTTTGTTTTTATTTTTTAGGTATTTTGTAATTTCCGGTGTAAATGCCGAAGTAAAAAGATGAGACGGGAGCTGTAAATTATGAAAGCAAGTGAAATTCGTTCCAAATGGCTTAAGTTTTTTGAAAGTAAAGGTCACAAGATTGAACCAAGCGCGTCCCTCGTTCCTCACAACGATCCTTCGCTTCTGTGGATCAATGCGGGTATGGCACCTTTGAAAGTGTACTTCGATGGCCGGGAGGTTCCAGAAAATCCGCGCCTGACCAACTCACAAAAATGTATTCGTACCAATGATATTGAGAATGTGGGTAAGACACGCCGTCACCATACGTTTTTCGAGATGCTGGGTAACTTCTCCATCGGTGATTATTTCAAAGAAGAAGCTATCACATGGGCTTGGGAGTTCCTAACCGGCAAAGAGTGGATCGGCTTTGACCCGGAACGTATTTCCGTAACGGTGTACGCAGAGGATGAAGAGGCATTTAAGCTGTGGAATGAAAAGGTTGGCCTGCCTGCTGAACGCATCATTAAGCTGGGCGACGAAAATTTCTGGGATATTGGCGAAGGCCCATGCGGTCCTTGCTCGGAAATCTTTTATGACCGCGGAGAAGCTTACGGCAGTGATATGAGCGATCCGGAAATGTATCCAGGCGGAGAAAATGAACGTTGGCTGGAAGTATGGAACTTGGTGTTCTCACAATTTAACCATAACAAGGATGGCAGCTATACGCCGCTTCCGAATAAAAACATTGATACAGGTGCTGGTTTGGAGCGTTTTGCATCCATTCTACAGGATGTAGATTCCAACTTCGACACTGATTTGTTCCAACCTATTATTCAAAAGACAGCACAACTCGCGGGTGTAACTTATAAAGATAACGTTGAGCAGGATATCGCGCTTAAAGTAATCGCTGACCATGTGCGTACCGTTACTTTTGCAGTAGGGGATGGAGTACTTCCTTCTAATGAAGGACGCGGTTATATTATCCGCCGTTTGCTTCGCCGTGCTGTTCGGTACGGAAAGACCTTGGGTCTGGATCGTCCATTCCTGTATGAGCTGACTGAAACCGTTGGCGAAATTATGGGTGTCTACTATCCATCCGTTGTGGACAACCGCGAATATATCGCAAAGATTATTCGTACTGAAGAAGAACGTTTCCACGAAACATTGTCTGACGGATTGGCTATTTTGGGTGAGATCAGTGCTAAAGCAAAAGCAGAGGGTCTCAGCAATATTGCTGGAGCCGATGCATTTAAGTTATATGATACTTATGGATTCCCATTTGACTTGACCGAAGATTTCGCAGCGGAGCAAGGATTAACTGTAGACCGTGAAGGTTTTGATGCGGCTATGCAGGAGCAACGTGACCGTGCAAGAGCTGCACGTCATGATGGCGGCAGCATGAAGATTCAGGGAGGCGCACTAGCAGACCTGACGGTTAAAAGTGAATTTGTTGGATATAATGACTCGGTAACAGAGTCGAAAATCCTGGCTATTGTTGTGGGTGATGAATTGGTAGATGTCGCCGGCGAAGGCGCAGAATGCCAAGTTATTCTTGAAGCAACACCGTTCTATGCTGAGAGCGGCGGACAAGTAAGTGACACCGGTGTGCTTACTGGGAGTTCAGTTACGGCTAAGGTAAAAGGACTCTTTAAAGCGCCGCACGGCCAACACGTACATTTGGTAACTGTGGAAGCGGGAGAATTGAAAGTGGGCGAATCCGTTCGCGCGGAAGTGGATCGTGCAGAGCGTGAAGATATCGTGAAGAACCACACAGCTACCCATTTATTGCACAAAGCGCTTAAAGAAGTTCTTGGCGGGCATGTTAATCAAGCGGGATCTTTAGTGGAAGGTGCTCGTTTGCGGTTTGACTTCTCCCATTTTGGAGCGATTACTCCAGAAGAACTGAGCGATATCGAACATCGCGTAAATGCACAAATCTGGCGCGGTCTAGATGTAGTGATTGAGAACAAGCCGATTGATGAAGCTAAAGCAATGGGAGCAATGGCGCTCTTTGGTGAAAAATACGGTAATATCGTCCGTGTCGTTCAAGTGGGCGATTACAGTCTTGAGCTTTGCGGTGGTTGTCATGTATCCAACACGTCGCAAATCGGAATTTTCAAGCTGCTTAGCGAAAGTGGCATTGGATCCGGAGTGCGCCGCATCGAGGCAGTTACCGGACGTTACGCTTACCAGTTCACTGAAAGCCAGCTAGATTTGCTCAAACAATCAGCAGGCCTTCTCAAGTCTTCTCTGAATGACGTTCCGAAACGGATCGAAGCGCTGCATAACCAGGTGCGTGAGCTTTCAAGTGAGAATGAATCTCTGCAATCCAAGCTGAGCGCTACTTTTGCTGCTGAACTTACAAGCAGTGTGAAGACAGTTGGCGCAGGTACGCAGCTCCTGGCTGTTGCTGTTCAAGCAGGCAATATGGATGCTTTGCGTTCTACAGCGGATGAATTGAAATCCAAGCTTCCGGATGCAGTGCTTGTATTAGGTGCGGCGATGGATGATAAGGTGAACTTTGTAGTATCTGTACCGCAAGACCTTGTGAAGAAAGGTTTCCACGCTGGTAAACTCGTTAAAGAAATCGCAGCGGTTTGCGGCGGCGGCGGTGGCGGGCGTCCAGATATGGCGCAAGCCGGCGGTAAAGATGCTTCTAAGCTAAACGAAGCATTGGCAAAGGCTGAAGAATTGGTAGCTTCCTTAGCCTAAGTTAAAATTACGAAACCATTTCTCTAACTAAACGTATTACGAGAAAACATAGCGGTACTGAGAGTTTGATATCAGTACCGCTACTCTTTATTAGCAGGATGTTAGATTATTCATGAAGAATTGTGCTTGACAATAGCTTAAAAGCCAAAAATATCATAATTTTTGTAGAGAAAATGCCAAAAAAAGCGTTAATAACGGGCAGGATTTCCTCGTTGGGGCATGAATATGTTATGATAAAGGAAGCAAGCGAGCTGCACAGTAGCAACTTTGCGAAGCCGTCCCAAAAGGCGATTTTGCAGAAGGAAGGTGTCACAAATGGACTCCATGGACAAAACGGTCAAATTCAATGTGAAGGGCGACGAAAAGGAAGCTTCTCCCCAGGAAATATTGCTAGCAGTATACGATGCACTGGTGGAGAAAGAGTATCATCCGATCAATCAGATCGTAGGGTATCTTCTTTCCGGAGATCCGGCTTACATTCCGCGCCATAACAATGCGAGAAGTTTGGTCCGGAGAAAAGAACGTGATGAGCTGATTGAAGAGCTGGTTAGATTCTATCTCGTCAATCACAGGGTGGACAATCCGAAATGAAGAAAAAGTTAGGTTTAGATTACGGCGACCGTAGAATCGGTGTAGCCACAAGCGATGTTTTTGGCTGGACGGCACAAGCTCTTGAAACGATTGAGCGCCGAGGTACGGGTAATGAGTTCGAACGCATTCGTGAACTTGTTGCAGAGCACGAAATTGGAGAGATTGTAGTTGGTCTGCCGAAGAATATGAACGGCTCAGTAGGACCCCGGGGCGAAATCTGTATTGAATTCGCTGATAAGCTACGGGAAGAGTTAGAAATGCCCGTACACCTTTGGGATGAGCGTCTGACGACGGTATCCGCAGAGCGGGTGCTGATTGAAGGGGACGTCAGCCGGAAGAAACGCAAGGGGATTGTGGATAAAATGGCTGCAGCCCTGATTTTGCAAAATTTTTTGGATGCTAACAGTAAAAGGTGAGGGGTGCGAGGATATGACAAACGAACAGATTGGCCAAGAGGAAGAACCGGAAATTATCTATATTCCCGATGAGGAAGGTAATGAAGAGGAATTCGAGGTCATTATGAAGTTTGAGGTTGATGGCTCGGACGCTAAGTATATGATGGTGGTTCCGCTAGACTCCGAGGACGAGGAAACCGATGAGGTATACGCGTTCCGTTATGTGGAAGAAGGCGACGATCTTCAATTGTTCATGATCGATAATGATGAGGAATGGGCGATTGTCGAAGAGACTTTCAACACACTGGTCGACGAGTTGGACGGAGGATCGGAGAATGACTGAGATATCCGCTGATCAAGCGGTGTGGACTTCACGGCTTAAAGAAGCATACGGAGAAACTGTAGAACTGGAAGATGAGCAAGGCAAATCTTCCATTTACGATATTATCGCCGAATTTGAAGTCGGTGATCGCGGATATGCGGTGCTGAAAGGCTCTGGCAAAGACGTGGAGTATGAAATCCTGCGTATCGTTATCTCTTCTGACGGACTTCCGGAATTGGAGAGCATTATGGACGATGAAGAGTGGGAAGACATCTCTGAGCTATACGATGAGATGACTTTTCCAGCAGATGGCGCTGAATAAATCTTAAACATGTACGTTACATTTATGATGGGCACGGAAGAGGGCGGAGAATTCCGCGCTCTTTTTGCTTGAAATGCGAGCAATATCCTGTATAAACATCAATTTAAGGAAATATATATTGAATTCTAGGCAATACACTTTTATACTTTATAGTCGGAAAGTGAGGAACCAGACTTGAAATCCGCAATCCGTACTGTGTTAATCATTATTCTTTTGCTGGCAGCAGCAGGAGGTGGGGGAGCATGGTACATTTGGAACGGGATGCAGCCGGTAGAGCCTGCAGGTCCTGCTGTAACATTTACGATAGAGAAGGGCATGGGAAGTGCGGAGATTGCTGATCTGCTTGAGCAGAATGGCATTATCCGTAAGAGTCTTTTTTTTAAGGGATATTTGAAATGGACTAAAGAAGGTTCTAGCTTCAAAGCAGGTACTTATATCGCTAAGCCGGGTGACAGCTATGATGAACTCATTGCGAGATTAAATGCAGGTGATGTAGTTAAGGAAGAAACTGTGGTCTTTACCATCCCCGAAGGATATACTGCTGAGCAGATCGCTAAGAAGCTCGCTGAAGCTTGGAATCAGGATGCGGCTACTTTTCTTGAAATTATGGATACTGGTGCAGGTTTGAAGGGGATTGATATTCTGGGTATCCCGCAGGATAAGAATCTTCGCCACCGTCTTGAAGGATATTTATTTCCCGAAACCTATGAACTGGCCAAGGATAGCACGCCCCAGGAAGTTGTAGAAGCACTTTTGGATCAGTTCCAGAAGAAGCTGGATACGATTCCCGACTGGCAGCAAAAGCTAGAAACGCGTGGATTGTCTCTGCATGAACTGTTAACCGTAGCCTCGCTGGTAGAGCGGGAAGTTGTGGTGGATAGTGAACGTCCGCTTGTGGCTGGGGTTATTTATAACCGCCTAAAGAAAGAACAGAAGCTGGAGATTGACGCTACCGTTCAATATTTACTCAATAAGCAGAAGGAAAGACTTTTGTATAAAGATTTAGAAGTTGATAATCCATATAATACGTATAAGAATATTGGACTTCCTCCGGGACCTATTAGTAATCCGGGGCTGGAGTCCATTCAGGCGGCACTCGAACCAGAAGCTTCTGAATATTATTTCTATGTGACCAAAAAAGATGGTACACAGGGCCATTTGTTTGCTAAGACCTACAAGGAACATTTAGCCAATATCGAAAAAAGCAAGCAAGAATCGAAGTAAACTATTAAAATGAAGAGTGGTGCGGTTGAAATAACTGTACAAGTAGGAGGTACAACATGACTAACAAACCGGAATTGCTGGTGACGGCAGCGTCCTTAGAGGAAGCTGCTGCTCTGCTGGATGCCGGAGCAGATGCGCTGCTCATTGGGGATGACCGTTTCGGGATGCGGCTTGCTGGACATTTCTCTCTGGAGGATACAGCGACTGTCGTAGAAATGGCGCATTCGCGAGGCTGCAAAGTGTATGCAAGCTTGGGTGGGCTGATGTCTAACCGTCTGCTGGATGAGCTTCCTGACTATGTGAAGGCTTTAGGTGAGCTTGGCATTGATGGTGTTGAATTCGGGGATCCAGCTGTGTTAACCACAGTGAAGAAAGAAGCGCCAGTAATGAAGCTGCACTGGAATGCGGAAATGACTTCCACCAACTATGCGACCGCGAATTATTGGGGACGCAAGGGGGCTTCTCGTGTCGTGCTGGCCCGTGAGCTGAATATGGATGAAATGACGGAAATGGTTCCGCTTTTGGAGATTGAGGCACAGGTGCAGGTTCATGGAATGACTAATATATACCATTCCAAGCGGAAGCTTGTTGAAAGCTATATGTCACATCAAGGCCGTCCTAGTGATGGAGGAAGTCTCGGGAAGGAACGCGGACTATTTCTGATTGAGGAAGAACGAGATGACCAGAAATTCCCGATTTATGAAGACGAGAACGGCACTCATATTATGAGCTCGGATGATATTTGTATTTTGGAGGATCTGCATATTCTGATGGCTGCAGGTATACACAGCCTTAAGATTGAGGGACTCTTGAAATCGATAGCGTATAATGTGACGGTTGTGAAGACTTATCGTAAAGCTATAGATCTTTATGCGGCTGATCCGGAAGGTTATGCCTTCGATGAGGAATGGATGGATGTAATCAGAACGGTGCAGGACCCTGAACGGGAGTTAAGCTTCGGATTTTTCTATAAAGAGCAAGTATATTAAGTTTGACAAAAATAAAGAGGTTATAGGTCCCCACGAAGATTAGGACAGCATTTTATAGCATGTGACTTAGCTTTGTGGGGCGATGGAGGGGAGAACAGGAATGGGAACCATGACAAAGCCGCAATATAAGGGCAAACGTTACCGTCTGGACAAACCGGAGCTCCTCGCTCCGGCTGGTAATTTGGAAAAATTGAAGTTCGCAGTACACTATGGTGCGGATGCTGTTTATATCGGAGGACAACAATACGGCTTGCGTTCCGGCGCAGATAATTTCAGCTTCGAGGAAATGCGCGAAGGTGTTGAATTCGCCAAGAAATATGGCGCTAAGGTATTTGTTGCAACAAACATTTATGCTCACAATGAAGATGTCGCGGGAATTGAAGAATACCTGCGTAACTTATATGAAGCTGGCATTGCTGCTATTATCGTAGCTGATCCAATCATTGTAGATACAGCACGCCGGTTAGTGCCTGGACTTGAAGTGCATTTGAGTACACAGCAGTCTACATTGAACTGGCAAGCGGTGTCCTTCTGGAAAGAAGAGGGGCTTCCGCGTGTTGTTTTGGGCCGTGAGACAAGCCTGGAAGAGATTGCTGAGATTAAAAAACATGTCGACATTGAAATCGAAAGCTTCATCCATGGTGCCATGTGCTCCTCATATTCGGGTCGTTGTGTATTGTCCAACCATTTCACCGACCGTGATTCCAATCGCGGGGGCTGTTGCCAGTCTTGCCGTTGGAAATATGATTTGTTTGAGGATGCACGTCCGGAAGGGACTTGGGTGTCTGAGGAAGAGCAGGCTGAAGCGAAATCTCCAGCTCCTCTGCTTCCAGGTGTAACTCAGATTCCACTGCATCAGCAAGGAGATAATCCCTTCTCCATGGGCTCTAAGGATCTGTGTATGCTGGAAAGTATACCTGAACTGATTGAAGTGGGCATCGACAGCTTCAAGATCGAAGGGCGAATGAAGTCAATCCACTATGTGGCTACTGTCGTAAATGCATATCGTAAAGCCATTGATGCTTATATGGCAGATCCGGAAGGGTATGAATTGAAGCAGGAATGGCTGGATGAGCTTAACAAAGCGGCTAACCGTCCGCTAAACACAGGATTCTTCTATGATACTCCGGATCATGAAGATCATATCTATGAGCCTGAAGAAAAAGCAGCTCCGTATGATTTTGCCGGACTTGTAATTGAATACGATGCTGAAAGTGGTACGGCACTAGTTCAACAGCGCAATCACTTTAAGCCAGGTCAGGAAGTAGAATTCTTTGGACCTAACGATACGTTCTTCAAGCAAACGGTTGGCGAAATATGGGATGAGAAAGGCAATTCGCTTGATGCCGCCCGTCATCCACTGCAACCTATTCGCATGAAGGTAGATCAACCAGTTGCATACTTTGATATGATGCGTAAGAAGAAGTTTTAATAAAAAACAGGGAAGCTTTTGGTCATCCAAGAGCCTCCCTGTTTTTCTTTTTGACAAAGCGAACAATAAGTTATATATATTAGGGATTAACAAATATATCCAAGGGAGGAGGTCCAACAAGCTATTTATTATGATTAAACATACATAGGTTAAAAGTTGTAAAAAAAGTCTCGTAAAGCTAAGGAAAAAGACCTAATACGCCGATATATATATTGGTTAACGCTTTCATGCGTATTCTAATATTAGCGGGTAGGTGATCAAGATGGGGGATCCTGATCAAGATAGTATTAGTGAAAAGCATAATGAGAGAAGGTTTAGCATGAATAAAAAGAATAAGAAATCGGCGATTACAGGAAAGAAGGAAACAAGCAAGATTGAAGGGGCAGGCAAGACACCTAAGTTTAATTTGAAGAATGGAATAGATTTACGGGGACAGATCAAAAGAGTTAATCCTATGGAATCTGTTGGCGTGAAGATATTCCTGATATTTTTGTGTGCAATTGTAATTGTGGTAATGGCACTTGGACTGCTATCTTATTCAAAAGCCAAGAAGACAATTAAGAACAACGTATCGGAAGCCTACCGTCAGACTATTATTCAGACCTCAGAGAAGTTAGATATTACTTTGAAGCAGTACGAGAACTTGGCTTTACAGCTTTATTTTGATGCGCAGATGCAAGAAGATTTGAAGTCTTTAGTGACTGCACAATCTTCCTATGAGAAATTTGAAGCTACAAGCGCAGTAAGTAAAAAGTTGTCCAGTCAGATTACAACGGATTCTAATATTCTTAGTGTTTCTTTGATCCCGGAGTCACCTGATCAAGACATTGTTACAAGTGGCAGTGGCGGCATTAAGTTAGATAACATTAGAGAACAAGAATGGTATAAGAAGATTGTCGACAACACTGCATCTTATGAATCCTACTATTCTAAAGGTGATGGTGATGCGGCCAAGAACATATGGTTCTCTACAGCTGTTCAAGGTGATGGAGACAAAAATATTGCTATGGCAAGATCTCTCAAAACCCTGGGCTCAGGTACAGGATACATAGTCATCCTTGTGTTGAAGAATACATTGCTGGAGGAATCATTCGCAAGTGTCCAGCTGGGAGATGGCTCTCGAATTCAACTTGTCACTCCTGATGGAACCGTAGTAGCTTCTTCGGATTCAAAAGACGATGGTAAACCTTCAGAGTTTGCTTTTATTCAGGCAAGTAAAAAAGATAACAAGAGTTTGGATGAAAAAGATACAAACGGGGAAGAAATCCTTGCTGTCTTTAATCCAATGATCCGGGCGGATTGGAAGTTGGCAGGGGTAGTCCCAACAGATGAGCTAGTGAAAGAAGCACGTCCGATTCTGTTGACTACTTTTATTGCGGCTGCTGGCGCGGCTCTTCTAGCCATAGTAATCGGGATTTGGATGGTGCGTATGATTGCTCGTCCTCTAGCTCGCTTGAAGGATCTTATGGTACAAGGTGCAGGTGGTGATCTTAGTGTACGTACAGAATATGTATCTAAGGATGAAATTGGCCAGCTGTCAGCTTCCTTTAACGTGATGATGGAGCGTATTACTGAGCTTGTATCGCAAACGACAGAAACCGCTCGGGATGTGCTGGAGACCGCTGGTGAGCTTGGTGAAGCCTCACGTAAGACAGCTATTTCTGCGAAGGAAATCGCAGCCGCTACGGAAGAAATTGCCGGTGGGGCAGGCAGCCTGGCGCTCGAAGCTGAACGTGGTAATGAGCTTACAGATGTGATAGCTACGCAAATGCAGACTGTGATTTATGCCAACACTGAAATGGATGAAGCAGCACGTGGGGTTGGTGAAGCTAGTGCTCAAGGTGCTAAGCAATTAACGGACCTGCTGGATCAGACCAGCCGCACTGGAGAAAAAACAAGTGCGCTTGTCGAACGTGTCAACCACCTGAAGGAGACCGTATTCTCCGTAATTAAGGTGTTGGATGTGATGAAGAGTATCACGCAGCAGACGAATATTTTATCATTAAATGCGACAATAGAAGCCGCTCGTGCAGGAGAAGCTGGTAAGGGCTTTATGGTAGTTGCGGGTGAAGTGCGGCAGCTTGCTGACCAATCGAAGCAATCTATTGCCCTTGTTGCTGGAATTACGGATAAGATCATGGCGGAAATGAACGAAACGGAAGCTGTATTATCCGAAGTAGCACCACTGTTTAAAGAACAAGTAAGCTCTGTGAAGAGTA
It contains:
- a CDS encoding methyl-accepting chemotaxis protein — its product is MNKKNKKSAITGKKETSKIEGAGKTPKFNLKNGIDLRGQIKRVNPMESVGVKIFLIFLCAIVIVVMALGLLSYSKAKKTIKNNVSEAYRQTIIQTSEKLDITLKQYENLALQLYFDAQMQEDLKSLVTAQSSYEKFEATSAVSKKLSSQITTDSNILSVSLIPESPDQDIVTSGSGGIKLDNIREQEWYKKIVDNTASYESYYSKGDGDAAKNIWFSTAVQGDGDKNIAMARSLKTLGSGTGYIVILVLKNTLLEESFASVQLGDGSRIQLVTPDGTVVASSDSKDDGKPSEFAFIQASKKDNKSLDEKDTNGEEILAVFNPMIRADWKLAGVVPTDELVKEARPILLTTFIAAAGAALLAIVIGIWMVRMIARPLARLKDLMVQGAGGDLSVRTEYVSKDEIGQLSASFNVMMERITELVSQTTETARDVLETAGELGEASRKTAISAKEIAAATEEIAGGAGSLALEAERGNELTDVIATQMQTVIYANTEMDEAARGVGEASAQGAKQLTDLLDQTSRTGEKTSALVERVNHLKETVFSVIKVLDVMKSITQQTNILSLNATIEAARAGEAGKGFMVVAGEVRQLADQSKQSIALVAGITDKIMAEMNETEAVLSEVAPLFKEQVSSVKSTSDIFLSVKGQMDEFITSLESVTTAISSLNHSQGVLSEAMGNVSAVAEQSSATSEEVASLSNEQQNVSDQLVSLSGKLESASGQLKDKLSLFTIK